The following coding sequences are from one Rutidosis leptorrhynchoides isolate AG116_Rl617_1_P2 chromosome 11, CSIRO_AGI_Rlap_v1, whole genome shotgun sequence window:
- the LOC139875801 gene encoding uncharacterized protein, producing MNDQKCLETLDRTLRDIYDSPEIPFGSLTFILGGDFCQTLHVMKRCGKREILNASIANSYLWKKFTIITLEENMRLHQPNLSTIQKEDNANFEKWLLQIGNGNIGVPDKSDPHNASWVEIPERFCIPNGEAGLSQLISFIYDESMLRFLDANYNNKQSFVQKMRRLMPLTTRFLQA from the coding sequence ATGAATGACCAAAAGTGTTTGGAAACCCTCGATAGGACGTTAAGGGATATCTACGATTCTCCAGAAATTCCTTTTGGTAGTCTAACATTCATATTAGGTGGTGATTTCTGCCAAACTCTTCATGTCATGAAAAGATGCGGAAAACGTGAAATCCTTAATGCATCTATAGCAAATTCCTACCTATGGAAGAAATTTACAATCATCACTTTAGAAGAAAATATGCGACTGCATCAGCCAAACCTTTCCACGATACAGAAAGAAGACAATGCTAATTTCGAAAAATGGTTATTACAAATCGGGAATGGCAATATCGGTGTTCCGGATAAATCAGATCCTCACAATGCTTCTTGGGTCGAAATTCCAGAAAGATTTTGTATACCAAATGGCGAAGCCGGTCTCTCACAACTTATATCATTCATTTACGATGAAAGTATGCTACGATTTCTGGATGCAAATTACAACAACAAGCAATCGTTTGTCCAAAAAATGAGACGGTTGATGCCATTAACAACACGATTCTTGCAAGCATAG